A single region of the Bacteroides luhongzhouii genome encodes:
- a CDS encoding DUF3575 domain-containing protein, translating to MKHGIYILAILMALLSLPESGYASIPFFAVANDTIQRVVIHFDANETRVNPNYKSNNQVIATLDSLFFGHLNTKYINALNVETFVSPDGDESYNRSLIARRNDSIKEFLQRYNSDVSVDKIHFFSEGEDWSEFRKLVASDSNLPDREEVLILIDYHKNDVNKRKQLLRKLNRGIAYRYIVHNIFPELRRSVITIVGETSKLGKEAFEPVSSVSGLFVSNQEEALPKDQPDKPVGESEKKQACEVDISEAEGPVQSQTVLAVKNNLLYDLALAPNIEVEIPIGERWSLNTEYKCPWWLNSKHDFCYQLLSGGMEGRCWLGNRQKRDRLTGHFIGLYAEGGIYDFQLRGDGYQGKYYGAAGVTYGYARQLARHFSLEFSFGIGYLTTEYKKYTPYEGDIIWTNSGRYNFIGPTKAKVSLVWLITTKR from the coding sequence ATGAAACATGGTATCTATATATTGGCTATTCTTATGGCTTTATTAAGCCTTCCAGAAAGTGGGTATGCTTCGATTCCATTTTTCGCTGTTGCGAATGACACGATCCAACGGGTTGTGATACATTTTGATGCGAATGAAACGAGAGTGAATCCTAATTATAAAAGTAATAATCAGGTGATTGCGACTTTGGATTCTTTGTTTTTCGGGCATCTGAATACGAAATATATAAATGCGCTGAATGTGGAAACTTTTGTTTCTCCTGATGGTGATGAGTCTTATAATAGAAGTTTGATTGCCCGGAGAAATGATTCGATAAAGGAATTCTTACAACGGTATAATTCGGATGTTAGTGTTGATAAGATTCATTTTTTTTCAGAGGGAGAGGATTGGTCGGAGTTTCGTAAGTTGGTGGCATCCGACTCCAACTTACCAGATCGGGAAGAAGTGCTGATATTGATTGATTATCATAAAAATGATGTCAATAAACGGAAGCAACTGTTGCGAAAATTGAATCGGGGAATTGCTTACCGATACATTGTTCACAATATCTTTCCAGAACTGCGGAGATCGGTTATTACGATTGTCGGAGAAACTTCGAAATTAGGTAAAGAGGCTTTTGAACCGGTATCTTCTGTCTCCGGGTTGTTTGTTTCAAATCAGGAAGAGGCGCTTCCGAAAGATCAACCTGATAAGCCTGTGGGAGAAAGTGAAAAAAAACAGGCCTGTGAGGTCGATATATCGGAGGCAGAAGGGCCGGTGCAAAGCCAAACTGTACTTGCAGTGAAGAATAATCTGTTATATGATTTGGCATTGGCGCCAAATATAGAAGTGGAAATTCCGATAGGCGAGAGGTGGTCTTTGAATACTGAATATAAATGTCCGTGGTGGCTGAATAGCAAACATGATTTCTGTTATCAGCTCCTTTCGGGAGGGATGGAAGGACGTTGTTGGCTGGGAAACCGTCAGAAACGTGACCGATTGACCGGACATTTTATCGGACTTTATGCTGAAGGCGGGATATATGACTTCCAGCTGCGTGGAGACGGCTATCAAGGTAAGTATTACGGAGCTGCGGGAGTGACTTATGGATATGCACGGCAATTGGCACGGCATTTTTCCCTTGAATTCAGTTTTGGCATAGGGTATTTGACAACAGAATATAAAAAATATACTCCTTATGAGGGGGATATTATATGGACAAATAGTGGGCGTTATAACTTTATTGGTCCTACCAAGGCGAAAGTTTCTTTGGTATGGTTGATAACAACGAAGAGATAG
- a CDS encoding LPP20 family lipoprotein — protein MKRINLLGASLFTIAVMTSCGSSKPAMQPVQQPAVQQDVEINVPCSGPEFQTNKEYFRASSMGLSTDMSIAKKKAMTEARAEIATAISAKVKSVTDSYASSYQQGENDESKSRYQSLTRTVVEQELSGTRVICEKTMKTPDGKYKVYVSLELAGQEIMDAMANRIKNDEKLRIDFEYEKFKKVFEEEMSKNAQ, from the coding sequence ATGAAAAGAATTAATTTATTGGGAGCTTCATTGTTCACTATTGCTGTTATGACAAGTTGTGGCAGTTCGAAACCTGCAATGCAACCTGTGCAACAACCAGCAGTCCAGCAGGATGTCGAGATTAATGTTCCTTGTTCGGGACCGGAGTTTCAAACAAATAAGGAGTATTTCAGAGCTAGTTCGATGGGGCTTTCTACAGATATGTCTATTGCCAAGAAAAAAGCGATGACAGAGGCTCGGGCTGAAATCGCTACTGCTATCAGCGCGAAAGTGAAGTCGGTAACTGACAGTTACGCTTCTTCATATCAGCAGGGTGAGAACGATGAAAGTAAAAGTCGTTATCAATCGCTGACCCGTACGGTAGTGGAACAGGAATTGAGCGGTACACGTGTCATTTGCGAGAAAACAATGAAAACCCCTGATGGTAAGTATAAGGTATATGTATCTTTGGAACTGGCGGGACAGGAAATCATGGATGCTATGGCAAACCGTATCAAGAACGATGAGAAATTGCGCATTGACTTTGAATATGAAAAGTTCAAGAAAGTGTTTGAAGAAGAAATGAGCAAGAATGCCCAGTAA